From the genome of Vicia villosa cultivar HV-30 ecotype Madison, WI linkage group LG2, Vvil1.0, whole genome shotgun sequence, one region includes:
- the LOC131648076 gene encoding calcium-binding protein PBP1-like — protein sequence MEGIDFEDLLPVIANKLGGEGLMKELSNGFKLLMDKDKGVITLESLRKNSALMGLEDLKEDEVVSMMREGDIDGDGVLSEMEFCVLMFRLSPQLMEESWSLLEQALQHELNN from the coding sequence atggaaggaattgactttgaggATTTGTTACCGGTAATCGCGAATAAGCTAGGTGGTGAAGGGTTAATGAAGGAACTGAGTAATGGGTTTAAGTTACTTATGGACAAAGACAAAGGTGTGATAACTTTGGAGAGTTTGAGGAAAAACAGTGCATTGATGGGTTTGGAAGATTTGAAGGAAGATGAAGTAGTGAGCATGATGAGAGAAGGTGATATTGATGGTGATGGTGTACTCAGTGAGATGGAGTTTTGTGTTTTGATGTTTAGATTGAGTCCTCAGTTAATGGAGGAATCATGGTCTTTGCTTGAACAAGCATTGCAACATGAACTCAACAATTAA